The Microcebus murinus isolate Inina chromosome 4, M.murinus_Inina_mat1.0, whole genome shotgun sequence genome has a segment encoding these proteins:
- the APIP gene encoding methylthioribulose-1-phosphate dehydratase isoform X2 — MWQLSHKCFHFEQVLAFYLTDLVACITIKIEAHGYQSFAIPSGKFCFGELSPSKDKEHPRYLIPELCKQFYHLGWVTGTGGGISLKHGNEIYIAPSGVQKERIQPEDMFVCDINEKDISGPSPSKKLKKSQCTPLFMNAYTMRGAGAVIHTHSKAAVMATLLFPGREFKITHQEMIKGIRKCTSGGYYRYDDMLVVPIIENTPEEKDLKDRMAHAMNEYPDSCAVLVRRHGVYVWGETWEKAKTMCECYDYLFDIAVSMKQVGLDPAQLPVGENGIV; from the exons ATGTGGCAATTGTCTCATAAATGCTTCCATTTTGAGCAAGTCCTGGCTTTTTATCTCACGGATCTAGTGGCTTGCATAACTATCAAAATTGAAGCTCATGGATACCAGAGTTTTGCAATACCTTCAGGGAAATTCTGCTTTGGAGAGCTCAGTCCCTCCAAG GACAAGGAACACCCAAGATACTTGATTCCAGAACTTTGCAAACAGTTTTACCATTTGGGCTGGGTCACTGGAACTGGAGGAGGAATTAGCTTGAAGCATGG CAATGAAATCTACATTGCTCCTTCCGGAGTGCAAAAGGAACGAATTCAG CCTGAAGACATGTTTGTTTGTGATATAAATGAAAAGGACATAAGTGGACCTTCACCATCTAAGAAGCTAAAAAAAAGCCAGTGTACTCCTCTTTTCATGAACGCTTACACAATGAGAG GAGCAGGCGCAGTGATTCACACCCACTCTAAAGCTGCTGTCATGGCCACCCTCCTCTTTCCAGGACGGGAGTTTAAAATTACACATCAAGAGATGATAAAAGGGATAAGGAAATGCACCTCAGGAGGGTAttatag ATACGATGATATGTTAGTGGTACCCATTATTGAGAATACACCTGAGGAGAAAGACCTCAAAGATCGAATGGCTCATGCAATGAATGAATACCCGGACTCTTGTGCGGTACTAGTCAGACGTCATGGAGTGTATGTGTGGGGAGAAACATGGGAAAAGGCTAAAACCAT gtgTGAGTGTTATGACTATTTGTTTGATATTGCTGTATCAATGAAACAAGTGGGACTTGATCCTGCACAGCTCCCAGTTGGAGAAAATGGAATTGTATAA
- the APIP gene encoding methylthioribulose-1-phosphate dehydratase isoform X1 has product MSGCYAPEGDCGSRRCCAQDKEHPRYLIPELCKQFYHLGWVTGTGGGISLKHGNEIYIAPSGVQKERIQPEDMFVCDINEKDISGPSPSKKLKKSQCTPLFMNAYTMRGAGAVIHTHSKAAVMATLLFPGREFKITHQEMIKGIRKCTSGGYYRYDDMLVVPIIENTPEEKDLKDRMAHAMNEYPDSCAVLVRRHGVYVWGETWEKAKTMCECYDYLFDIAVSMKQVGLDPAQLPVGENGIV; this is encoded by the exons GACAAGGAACACCCAAGATACTTGATTCCAGAACTTTGCAAACAGTTTTACCATTTGGGCTGGGTCACTGGAACTGGAGGAGGAATTAGCTTGAAGCATGG CAATGAAATCTACATTGCTCCTTCCGGAGTGCAAAAGGAACGAATTCAG CCTGAAGACATGTTTGTTTGTGATATAAATGAAAAGGACATAAGTGGACCTTCACCATCTAAGAAGCTAAAAAAAAGCCAGTGTACTCCTCTTTTCATGAACGCTTACACAATGAGAG GAGCAGGCGCAGTGATTCACACCCACTCTAAAGCTGCTGTCATGGCCACCCTCCTCTTTCCAGGACGGGAGTTTAAAATTACACATCAAGAGATGATAAAAGGGATAAGGAAATGCACCTCAGGAGGGTAttatag ATACGATGATATGTTAGTGGTACCCATTATTGAGAATACACCTGAGGAGAAAGACCTCAAAGATCGAATGGCTCATGCAATGAATGAATACCCGGACTCTTGTGCGGTACTAGTCAGACGTCATGGAGTGTATGTGTGGGGAGAAACATGGGAAAAGGCTAAAACCAT gtgTGAGTGTTATGACTATTTGTTTGATATTGCTGTATCAATGAAACAAGTGGGACTTGATCCTGCACAGCTCCCAGTTGGAGAAAATGGAATTGTATAA